DNA from Streptomyces sp. NBC_01476:
ATGACCGGTGAGGCCGAGGAGACATCGCGCGAAGGCCGGCGGCGCGGTGTGCGACTCACGCTGATTCCGCTGCTGCTCGCGATGCTGCCCTCCTCGCTGGGCACCACGATCGTCGCGACGTCGATGCCGACCATCGCCGGTGACCTGGGGGGAGTCGAGCACCTGTCCTGGGCAGTCACCTCCTACACACTCGCCGCCGCGGCTTCCACTCCCGTCTGGGGCCGGCTCGGCGACATGTACGGGCGCAAGCGGTGGCTCATCGTGGCCATGTCGGTCTTCCTGACCGGGTCGGCCCTGAGCGGACTGGCCGAGACGATGGGGCAGTTGATCGCCGCCCGCGCGGTCCAGGGGCTCGGCGGCGGCGGGGTCGCGGTCTGCGTGATGGCGGTGATCGGCGAGCTGATACCACCCCGGGAACGCGGCAAGTACCAGGGCATGATCAGCAGCGTCATGGTGTTCTCCATGATCGTCGGCCCGCTGGTCGGCGGCACCATCACCGATGGTCTCGGCTGGCGCTGGGCGTTCTGGATCAACCTGCCGCTCGGCGCACTCGCCCTGGCCCTGGTCGCCCGTCTGGTGCGGGTGCCGAGCCGGCGCAGAGAGGCCCACATCGACTACGTGGGCGCGCTCCTGCTGGTCGTCTGCATCACCTCCCTCGTCCTGGTGCTCACCTGGGGCGGAGTGCACTATGCCTGGCACTCCGGAGCGATCCTGGTGCTCGCGGCCGTCTCCGTCACGGCGCTGGCCGGTTTTGTCCTCGCCCAGTCCCGGGCCACTGAGCCGGTGCTGCCGCCGTGGCTCTTCCGCAGCCGCAACTTCACACTGATGTCCGTGCTGAGTTTCACCAACGGCTTCGTGATGTTCGGCGCGGTCTTCTATCTGCCGCTGTACCAGCAGGCGGTGAACGGCGCCTCGGCGGCCGGCTCCGGCCTGTTGCTGCTGCCGATGCTCGGCTCGCTTGTCGTTGTCTCCCAGTTCTCCGGGCGGTTCCTCGCGAACACCGGCAACTACCGGGTCCTCCAGATCGGCGGCGCCGCCGCCATGCTGCTGGGCGCCCTGATGCTCGCACGGGTGGACACGGCGACCTCGCGGCTCACCGTCGAGCTGTCCATGGCGCTGCTCGGCGCCGGCATGGGTTCGCTGGGGCAGAACGTGGTGACCGTCGCGCAGAACAGCGTCGACCTCCAGGAGGTGGGGGTCGCCGCGGCGGCGATCACCCTCTTCCGCACACTGGGCAACTCGGTCGGTGTCGCCCTCATGGGCACCCGGTTCAACGACCGGGTGCGTGAGGTGATGGCCGAGCGGACCGGCGGCGCCGTGAGCCTGCGCCAGACCAGGCTGGACGCGAGGGGCCTGGACCGGCTGGCTCCGGGGGTGCGTGCGGTGTACGAGGCGGCGGTCACCGAGGGCATTCGGGACGCTTTCCTGCTGGGTTCGGTGGCCGCGGGGCTCGCCTTCGTGACGTCGCTCCTCGTCCGGCAGGTGGCCCTGCGGGCCACACGAGGGCGGCAATCCTGACAACGGCAAGGGGCCACGCGGACAGTCCGCGTGGCACGCACCGCGCGGCCGGCGGGTACGGCACCCGCGGCGCGGACGCGCACCGGCCCCGCGGCCTTCAGGCTGCTGGGCCGGTGCGCGTCCGGTGCGGTCAGCGCCGGACCGCCTCGACGACAGAGATCGCCGCCGGCGTCTGCACGACGCGCTCCAGCTCGAACCCGGCCTGGGCCAGCAGCCCGGCGTACTGGGCGCGCGTCCGCTCCTTGCCGCCGACCAGCAGCATCAGCCACAGGTCGGTCAGCTTGCCCGCGTGCGGGCTGTTGAGCTTGTCGGGGACGACCATCTCCATCAGGAGCAGCCGGCCGCCCGGATTCATCGCCTCCCGCACGTTCCCGAGGATCTCCAGGACCTGCGGCTCGGGCCAGTCGTGCACGATGTGCTTCAGGATGTACGCGTCCCCGCCGGGCGGCACCGGGTCGAACAGGCCGCCGTCAGCGATCGAGCAGCGCTCGGAGACACCCTGCTCCTGGAGGTAGGCGGCCGCGCCGTTGATCCCCACGCGCGGATCGGAGAGGACGCCGCGCGCCGAGGGAACTTTCCTCAGCACGCCGGCCAGCAGATCCCCCCGGCCGCCGCAGAAGTCGACCACGGTGCCGAACCGCCCGAAGTCATAGGCGGCGAGCAGCGGTTCGGTCTCGGTGGCCGACATCGCGCCCATGCCGCCCATGAAGACGGCACCGTACTCGGGGTTGGCCTCAAGGAACTCGAACGCGCTCATCCCGCGCAGCTTGGGCAGACTCGGCTCCCCGGTGCGCACCGCGTCGGCCAGGCGGCCCCAGTCCTCCCAGTGGATGGGGTGGCCCATCAGCAGCGCGATCCCGTGCATGGACATCGGCGCGCCCTCGATCAGCGCCCGTGCCATCGGGGTCAGCTTGAACCGGCCGTCCTTCAGCTCGGTGAAGACGTCGTAGGACGCCAGCAGCCGCAGCAGCCGGTGGAGCGTGTCGGGGTCGGATCCGGTCCGCCGCGCGATCTGTTCCGGCCGCAGCGGGCCGTCGGTGAGGGTTTCCGCGACCCGCAGCTCGGCGGCCACGTAGAGGGCCTGGCTGACCATGGCTCCCTGGACCAGTTCGAGGAGCGCGAACGGCGGGGGTGCGAGTTTGCGCGTCAGGCCCTGCAGAGCCGAACGCACCCCTTCTATGGCGCGGACGACACGGGCGGGCGGCAGTGGCGGCATGGAATCCTCCGGTTGGGGAGCGATGGAATGCGGGAACGTGCACAGTCCGGCGGAGCGGCGCCGGACCGGGTCCTGACAGAGCGCGGAACTCCGGAACTCGCGGGGCGACCGAGGCCGGTGAGGTCTTCGTGGACCCCGGCCGGCGACACCTCACTCCCGCAGAGCCCGGTCGACCAAGGGCCCGGCGACACCGGTGTACCGCTCCGGATCGAGCAGTTCCGCCAGTTCCTCCCGGCCCAGAACTCCGACCAGTTCGGGCAGACCGGCCAGGACCGCACCGAGAGGACGGCCGGTCAGCCGTGCCTGTTGTGCGGCAGCGGTGAGCAGTTCCTTTGCCGGGACCTTGCCGAGCCGGGGCGCCAGATACGCCGAGACGCGCTCGGAGACGATCTGTCCCGCGGTCGCATCGAGGTTGTCGCGCATCCGCCCCGGGTGCACGGTCAGTCCCGCGGCCAGCTCGGCGGCCGCATGCGCGGCCCCGCCGGTGATCCGGAGGCACTCGCGCAGCGGCTGCCACTCGGCGTGCCACTGCCCGGCGGAGCGCTCGTCCTCAGCTGCCATGCAGTGCGTCAGGACGGAGCTGAGGGCCGGAACCTGCACCGCGGCCGAGCGGATGAGCGTCGCCAGAACCGGGTTGCGCTTGTGCGGCATCGCCGATGACGCGCCCCGCCCGGTCCCGCCGGGCTCGGCGACCTCGCCGATCTCGGTACGCGACATGACCTGGACATCCGCCGCCATCTTGCCCAGGGCCCCCGCGGTGTGGGCGAGGGCTGCGCCGAGGTCGGTGATCGGCGTGCGCAGCGCGTGCCAGGGCAGTACCGGCCGCGCCAGGCCCGTCTCCGCGGCGAAGGCGTCGACCAGGGTGTCGAGCGCGTCGTCGGGGGCGTCGTCCCCGGTGCCCGAGGGCGCGCCGGCGGCGTACTGGAGATAGCCGGCCAGCGTGCCGGCCGCACCGCCCAGGGACACCGGGAGCCCGTGCTCGGCCACCCGCTCCAGGCGGGCGATCGCGTCCAGTACGAGCTGCCGCCAGCCGGCCGCCTTCAGCCCGAAGGTGGTGGGCACGGCGTGAAGGGTGAGCGTCCGGCCGGCCATGGCCGTGTCCCGGTGCGTGGCCGCAAGCCGTGCCAGGGAACCGGCTGTGGCACGCAGGTCGGCCAGCACCGGGCGCAGTGCCCGCGACGCCACCAGCATGGCGCCGGTGTCGAAGATGTCCTGGCTGGTGGACCCGCGGTGCACGTACTCGGCAGCCTCGGGCGCCTCCTTGGCGACTGCCCGGGTCAGCGCGGCCACCAGACCGACCACGGGATTGGCCGTACTGCGGGCAGCCAGGGCCAGTTCACGCACGTCGAAGAGCTCGGCCCGGGCGGCGGCGGTGATCGCCTCGGCCGCCGCGGCCGGCACAGTGCCGCACCGGACCTGCGCCCTGACCAGCGCGGCCTCCGCGTCCAGCAGCGCCTGCAGCCAGGCGGTGTCACCGACCGCGGCCTCCACGGCGGTGCCCACGCGCACCGGGGACAGCAGCCCGGAGTCCGGCTGCGCCGCGGGCACCTCCTCCGCTACCTCTTCCGGCCCCTCTTCCGGCCCCGCGGAGGCGTCCCTGGGGGCATCTGCGAACTCGCTGCGTGGTGTCCTCACTGGTGCACCTCTCTCATGCGGGTGGCGATCGGAGTCCCGGGAGTCCCGGGAGTCCCGGGAGCAGCCGGAGCGATCGGGGCGGCGGGAGCGGTCGGAGGAGCCGGAGCGGCCGCGCTGCCAGAAGCGCCGCCCGGAGTGCCTTTCACGGTGTCCGCCGCCGCAGGACCGTCTGCCGGGCGCACCCGATCCGGCGCGGGCCCCGGCGGGGCGGGCAGCGCCAGCACCGTGCCCGCGATGGCGTCGGAGTCCTCCAGCGTGACGGACCCGACCCCGGGCCGTATCCCGGCGGCCGTGACCCAGTGCACCGACTCGGTCGGCACCCCGTAGGCGAAGCGCCGCGGGTGCGCCGTGCCGTCGGCGCGCAGCAGGTGGTACGGCCGGGCCGACACGGCGAGCCCCCCGGTCTCGTAGTCGCCGTCCGCCCCGGGGATGCGGTACGGGCGGCACAGCCCGGTGTCCAGCAGCCGCCGCAGCAGCGGGTCGGCGGTGCGGCGGAGATCGGTTTCGCACAGCCGGGCCTCGATCAGGGCGGTGGCCCGGATCCGGACGCCGGGGATCTCGGTCGACGTGGCGACGAAGCCGGCGCCCCGCACACCGTCCCCGGGGTCGGGGGTGACACGCATGCCGGGGCCGGTCAGGTCGAGCACCCCGGCGTCCAGCAGCGCGATCATCTCCTCCACCCGGCGGGCGGGCGGGCCGATGGACAGATAGGCGTTGAGAGGCGTGTACCACTGGTCCAGTTCGTCGCGGTGCGAGGCTCCGTCGAGCCCGCCGTGGTCAACGGCGAGCCGGATCTCGTTGCGCAGGTCCCGCAGCACGTCCAGAGCGGCCTTGAGCGGCCCGTGCACGTTGCCCCGGTGCGCCTCCCGAACATCCCGGATCAGGTGCTCGCGCAGCCAGCCGCGGAACTCCGCCAGGTCGCGGAAGACCCGGGAGCCGTACGGGCGGGTGATCACGCCCCAGTCCCAGCGCTCCTCCGGCCCGATCCCCGCGGCGTCGAGCGCGGCGTCCTCCGCCTGCCCCGCGGCGGCACGCAGGAAGCACGACGAGAACCGTGCCACGCCGGCCGGGTCGTCACCGCGCGCGGTCAGCAGGGCCTCGTAGTAGACGCTCCGCACCTCCTTGGAGATCAGCGGCCACAGATCGGTGCCGAAGCGCAACGGCTCCGCGCCTGGCGCGCGCAGCGCTGCGACGTGTTCGGCGGTCAGCAGCCGCGGGGTGTGGCGGCCGTGGGCGCCCTTCTCGTTCTCACCGCGGGAGTGGTACGGGACACCGCGCCGGGAACCGGCGTACATCTTCGGCTCCCGGCCCGACGGCCGGTAGACGAGCCGGCCGTCCACGGGCTCGAACCTGCCGCCCCTGGCATGGGTGAACAGCGACATGTAGTCGAAGAAGTTGAGACCCAGCCCGCGCAGGAGTACGGGCTCACCCGGCGGCACACACGACAGGTCCACGTCCGCGGGGTTGGCCGGGGCGATGTGGATGAGACCGTGGCGGGCGGCGAAGGCCGCGAGCGTCCGCTCGTGTTCGTCCGGGCGGGTCGGCAGGTGCCCCTGCGCGAGCACCACCGCGGACAGCCCCGTCAGCCGGGTTCCGTCCTCCAGCAGCACGCTCTGTGGCCCGTGCCCGGCCGGCACATTCGGCACCGGCGGCAGGTCCGGCGCGGGCACCACGTCCGGCACAGGCGTCACGTCCGGCCCGGGCGGCTCCTCCTCCAGGGCCATCGCACGCACCGGGTGCGGGCGGATCACCACGTGTGCCGGGGCGTTTGCCACGATCTGGTGAAAGGCCCAGGTCAGATAGTGGCCGTACAGCGAGCGGGTGGGATAGGTGTCCGGGTCCAGCGCACGGGCCTCGGCCAGTACCCGCGCCCCGGTCGGCGTAGCCGGCCCCGGCGGAAGGGCGCCCCGGCCGAGCGATCTGGCCCACTCGTAAAGGCTCGGCCCCTCCTCCAGCGGGCCGCGGATCCCCACGCTCTCGTCGGTGTACACCGTGACCTGCGAGGCCACGGTGTTCATCAGCAGGTGCGGCGACTGTGACGGCCGCCACACGCGGCCCGCGCCGGGCGGCTCCGGGTCGACGACGTGCACCGTCACGTGGTCCCACAGCGGGGACTTCCGCTCCTGCGCGCACAGTCGCTCAAGCACGGAGAGCCCGCGTGGTCCGGCCCCGACGAGGCACACCTCGGTGCGCCGGCCGCTCACCAAGACGCTCCGCCCGGCAGTGGGTCACGCCTCAAAAGGCCCGTTGGCATGGTCGCGTTCTCCTTGTCGCGGAGGGGGCACACCGGCCTGCAAGCAATGGCCGTGCGGCGCGCTCCACACTCCTCACCCGCTCGGGAGAAACGCTCGACCTGCGCTCGCGTCCCGTTGGAGGCCCACGGCGGCCCGCCGCGGACGAAGGACGGCACTGCCCGATGTCGAGCGGGACACCAACCGCCCTGCAGGGGCGGCCCGCATGGTGGCGGGAAAGCCGGGAGGTGTCCTATGGAGCAGTCGGCGGGCGAGGCCGTGAGGGTGGAGCGCGGATCGGCGGACGAAGTGGAACTGGCCGTGCTGACGGTGGTGTTGATGTCGGTGCTCGGCCGGCCGCGGGTGCCGGGGGACGAGGACGTGGCGGTGCCGGTCGCCGCGCCGTGGCACCGGTGGGACCGCGTGGCGGCGTACCGGTCGCCGCGCAGCTGGCAGTAGTGGCCGCACCGAGAAGGGACGGGCCATGACCCTGACCGATGATGTCTCCCCCTCGCACGCCGGCGGAGACGGACCCTCGCCGACGCCGGCCCCGGACGAAAGCGCGCGCCCCGATGCGCGGGACCGCCCGCGTCCGGACCCGGACGGATCCGGCGGGCCCGTGGCCGCCTTGCGCGAGGTACGGCAGCGGGCCGTGGACGGACCCGGCGCCCGGGCGACCGAGGCGCAGCACGCGAAGGGGAAACTCACCGCGCGCGAGCGGATAGCGCTGCTGCTGGACGAGGATTCCTTCCACGAGATGGAGCAGCTCCGCCGGCACCGGGCGAGCGGCTTCGGCCTGGAGGACCGCAGGCCCTACACCGACGGTGTCGTCACCGGCTGGGGCACGGTGGAGGACCGCACCGTCTTCGTCTACGCACATGACTTCCGGATCTTCGGCGGGGCGCTGGGGGAGGCGCACGCGGCCAAGATCCACAAGGTGATGGACAAGGCGATCGCCGTCGGTGCCCCGCTGGTCTCGCTCAACGACGGCGCGGGCGCGCGCATCCAGGAGGGGGTCTCGGCACTGGCGGGTTACGGCGGGATCTTCCAGCGGAACAGCCGGGCGTCCGGCGTCATCCCGCAGATCTCCGTCATGCTGGGCCCGTGCGCGGGAGGCGCCGCGTACAGCCCGTCGCTGACCGACTTCGTTTTCATGGTCCGCGACGTCTCACAGATGTTCATCACCGGCCCCGACGTGGTAAAGGCAGTGACCGGCGAGGAGATCACGCACGACGGGCTCGGCGGCGCCGATGTGCACGCCCGGGTCAGCGGGGTGGCGCACTTCGTCCACGACGACGAGGAGAGCTGTCTCGCCGACGTCCGCCATCTGCTGTCACTGCTGCCGCGCAACAACCGGGAGATGCCGCCGGCGGTGACCGCTCGGGACCCGGCCGACCGGCGCTGCGAAGCCCTGCTCGACCTGGTGCCCGTGAACGGCAACCAGCCCTACGACGTGTGCCGGGTGATCGAGGAGATCGTCGACGACGGGGAGTACGTCGAGGTCCACGAGCACTGGGCGCGCAACGTGGTCTGCGCCCTGGCCCGGCTGGACGGCGCGGTGGTAGGCATCGTGGCCAGCCAGCCGCAGACGCTCGCCGGGGTGCTGGACATCAGCGCCAGCCAGAAGGCCGCCCGCTTCGTGCAGACCTGCGACGCGTTCAACGTCCCCATCGTCACCCTGCTGGACGTGCCCGGGTTCCTGCCCGGCACCGACCAGGAGCACGGAGGCGTGATACGCCACGGCGCCAAGCTCCTCTACGCCTACTGCAACGCGACCGTCCCGCGTGTCTCGCTGGTCATGAGGAAGGCATACGGTGGCGCCTACATCGTGATGGACAGCCAGTCGATCGGGGCCGACCTCACCTTCGCCTGGCCGTCCAACGAGATCGCGGTGATGGGCGCGGAAGGCGCCGCGAACGTGATCTTCAGGCGCCGGCTCGCGGAGGCGGCGGACCCCGAGGCAGAGCGCGAGCATCTGGTGAAGGAGTACCGCGCCCGGCTGATGCATCCGTACCATGCCGCCGAACTCGGCCTGGTGGACGACGTGATCGACCCGGCCGACACCCGGCGGGTGCTCATCGCCTCGCTGAGGATGCTGGTTTCCAAGCACGCGGATCTGCCACTGCGCAAACACGGCAACCCTCCCCAGTGACGGGGGCCGGAACTGAGTCACCGCCCGCGTCCGGGCCGGTGACCACGGGGCCGGCCGGTGAGGTTCTGCGGCGCCTCGGTGCCTCGCGGACGGCCGTCCGTCAGGCGTCAGGCGCCGAGGTGGTCGGCGAGGGCGGTGAGAGTGGGTCCGAGCGGCAGGTCGAGCCGTAGTGCGGCGAGGGCGTCCCCTCGGGTGTTGCCCTGGTTGACGATCGCCACCGAAGTGCCCTGGCGGGCGGCGCGCCGGACGAAGCGGAGCCCGGACATCACGGTGAGGGAGGAGCCCAGGACCAGCAGGGCGGAGGACGCGTCCACCAGGCCGTAGCACCGCTGAACGCGCTCTGCGGGCACGTTCTCCCCGAAGAAGACCACGTCCGGCTTGAGCGTTCCGACGCGGCAGACCTCGCAGGCGACGATGCGGAACTCCGCGGTGCGGGCGGCGGGGAGTTCGGCGTCACCGTCCGCCTTGGTGTCGGCTTCGATGTCGCGGAAGCCGGGGTTGGCGCGGGCCAGGCGTTCGTCCAGGCGCGTACGGGGGCTGCGGTCGCCGCAGTCGAGGCACACGACGCGGTCGAGCCTGCCGTGCAGGTCGATCGTCTCGGAGGTGCCGGCGGCGGTGTGCAGGCCGTCGACGTTCTGGGTGATCACCCCTGAGACGAGGCCCGAGCGCACCAGACGGGTCACGGCCAGGTGGCCGGCGTTGGGGCGGGCCTGGGCGATGGCCTGCCAGCCCAGATGGCTGCGAGCCCAGTACCGGCGGCGGCTCGCCTCGTCCGCGGTGAACTCCTGGAAGGTCATCGGTACGGAGGGCCGCCGGCGGCCGGTGACGCCGCGGTAGTCCGGAATGCCCGATTCTGTGGAGAGGCCCGCGCCGCTGAGGACGACCACGGAGCGCCGCCCGGCGAGGAACCGGACCAGCGCCTCGGCGCCCTCTCCCAGCCCGTCCGCGGCGCTGCCCGCCGCCCCGCCGATCGGGGGCGCATTCCGTCCGCCGAGCCTGTTCACCCCGGACTCCCCGGCCCCCTCACCGGGAGCAACGGGAGTGTGCGGGGCTTGGCCGGCCGGACCGGTCACGGTACCGATGTCCACCCCAGCAGCGTACGCCCCCCGCCCCTTTCCCCACCTCCACCACCCACGCCGCCCACCCTGGCCTATGGACTCCTGCCCGAGGGTCCGGGCCTGGCCTCTCCGGCAGTGAGGGGTTCGATGCGGCGGGGTCGGGGGCGCCTCCGGCGGGTGACGTCTGTACGCGGCTTTCGCGTTGTAGTCAGCTTTCAACCCCACTACCACCGTCGTGCCCGTCCCCGCGGCTACTGCGGGGGAGCCGTCCGGAGTACGCCATCGCCCCCACCAGCGCGGTGGCGGCGTCGGCCTGCCAGACCAGCCCGTCCACCAAGGGCCGCCGGGTCCTGGAATACGTCTACGCCACCGCCACCACCGCAACAGCCACGTCGTTCGGCAACATCGCCGGGCAGGTACAGCAGATCCGCGAGTGGTCCACCGCCCCCGGCGCGTCCGCGGCTGGTTTTGCCGGGGGTCTGGGTCCGGGTACCGGGGAGTTGTTGGTTTCGGTGGTCCAGGAGGCCAGGCGCTGGGCCGGGCCCAGGGGCCAGGTCTGCCGGCCGAACGCTTCCTCAGCCTCGACCCGTCCCTGGCGGCAGCGCCAACGCCTACGACTACGCAGGCGCAGACCCCACCAACCAGTTCGACCTCGATGGCAATTGCTGGGGCAGTGAAGTTTTCTCAGCGAAGATCATTTCCAGATTCCGTTGAGGACGAGTGCGGCGCGGGCGATATCGCCGATCCGGCTGGGGCTGAGGGAGACGTGCTTGAGCGTGCGCCAGCGTTCCTTGAGTTCGGCGGCAGCGCGTTCGCCGAGAGCGCGCAGGTCTCTGATCAGGGTGTTCGTGGTGCGGGTGTCGGCGTGGAGGCCTTTTTCGGACTTGCCCTCGGGGCGGCGGACCGGGACGTGGATGCCGATGCCGGCGCCGATGTAGCCCTTGTCCGCGAGTGTCGGTAGGCCGTTGGCGGCGGCCTTGTAGAGGGCAGGCAGGGCGTGGATGCGGGCGGCGGTGATGTCCGGGGTGGAGCCGGGCTCGACGTCGGAGACCCACAGCGGGGTGCCGTCCGGGGAGGACAGGAACTGCACGTTGCTTCTGGCTGAACCAGAGGTCGTTGCCGTTCTCGCGGACGCCGGCCAGGCGGTCGGATCCGATGAGGGTGCCGTCGAGGATGACGTGTGTCATTCCTTCCCGTCGGCAGCGGTTGAGGACGTCGTGCAACTCGGGGGCCCGGTCGGCGAGGACGTCGATGCCTTCGTGGAGGTAGCGGTAGCCGGTGGCCTGGAAGATGCCGGCGTCGCGGGACAGGCAGTGCACGCACGCCTGCTCGCGGAACCAGCGCAGGACCAGCGCGGCCTGGCGGAACGGGCCCAGGACCCGTGAGCCCCGCGGAGTGTGCCATCGTCGGCGGTGGGCGGCCAGCGGTCGTGAAAGGTGGTCCACGACGTGGCGTGGGACATCGAGCGTGGCAACATGGGTGACCAACGTGAAGCCTCTGGTAGTTCGGACGAGATCTTGTGGTGAGACCTGTCCTACCAGGGGCTTTACGTCTGCCTACAACCAGGATGGGTCCGCCCGATCCGTCCAGGGGCGAGCGGTTCACAACGCTTCGCGAAGATCATTTCGCTGAGAAAACCTCAGTCGCCGGCGCAAGACGGTGCACGCTGGCTGGAAACGACCTATCGATATTCTATACGGGTTGGGGGAGAATTATTCGCTGGTAGCAGCGTGTAGTGGCTCCGATAATGCAGGAGTGCGCCGCCGATGCGAAGGAAATGAAGCCGGATCCTTCGGCGGCGCAAGTATCACACAGGACTGGAAATGGGAAAAGTCAGCATATACTTCCTCGGGGTTTCCTCAGGAGTATTCATTGCCGATTTGATCGCAGAACGCGCTCAAAAGATCGGAATCCCCGTCGCTCCCAAGTTGATCCGAATATCAGCTCTCGCGGCCTTTGTCGCTTTTATCGCATTGCTTGTATTTGGTTGATCCGACTATGCCGACCCCGGCTGTTCAACGGGGTATGGCGCCCGTTGAGAAAGGCTGCCGAGTCCGCTTCTGCTGGTGGTCCTGCTCCGTGAGCCTCTGGAGGAGTTCGGTATCGCCGATGACGGACGGTTGTTCAAGAGCGGTGGCCGCTTCCAGGAGCCCGCGAGTTGCTGCCAGCGAGCGGGCGGCCCCTACCTGGACGTTGCCCTTGCCGAAAACCTCGTCCGTGCAGGTCATGCGGCATGTTGGTACTCGTGGAGGACGCCGCCGAGTCGGTTGCGTTTTCGTATGTCGAGGCGGGCGATCTGCCCTGAATCGGTGATCGGCGCGGGCAGCGGGTGCATTGGGCGGGCGTTGGCGATGCCCTGGTGCGGGCGGTGCTCGTTGTAGAACTGCTCGAACTCCCGCAGTGCGTGGAGAGGTGCCGTTGGTTCCAGATCAAGCTCCGGTCCAGCAGCTCGCGGCGGCAGGTCTGGACCCACCTTTCCATGATCGAGTTCATCCGTGGCATCCGTGCGCCGCTGAGCACCACCTCGATCCCCGCGTGGTCGAGAATGGTGTCGAACAGTGCGGGGAACTTCCCGTCGGGGTCGCGGATGATGAACCGCGCGCGGCAGCCGGCGTCTTCGAGGTCCATGACGAGGTTCTTCGCCGCCTGGGTCACCCAGGTTGCGGTGGGGTGCGCGGTGGCGCCCAGGATCCGGATCCGCCGGTTGGCGTACTCGATCACCGCGAACACGTACAACCGGGCCCCGGACAGGGTGACGGTCTCGAAGAAGTCACACGCCGGCAGTGCATCCGCTTGGGAGCGCAGGAAGTCCGCCCACGTGCTCGACCCCCGTTCAGGGGCCGGCGGGATGCCGGCGTCCTGGAGAATCTCCCAGACCGTGGACGCTGCCACCTTCACTTCGAGCACCAGCAGTTCGCCGTGCACGCGCCGGTATCCCCAACTGGGATTTTCCCCGACCAGGCGTAGTACCAGGGCCCGGAAGCGGACGGTGCGGGGCCGGCATCCGCGGTTGGGCCGGGATCGGGCGGCGTGCCGGCCGGCGACCAGGTCACGGTGCCAGCGCAGGATCGTGTCCGGCCGCACCAGCAACCGGACACGGCGCAGCGTGTCCTTCGGGAGAAGGTGCAGCAGTGCTGCCAGGAACGCCCGATCGCCGCCGTGAAGCCGACTCGCCGGCCGTTCAGCTGCCGTTCCGGTACTGCGATCTGATGGCGTAGCGCCAGGATCTCCACGTCCTTGTCCGGTCGCCCATCGGCAACAGGCGCAACATGGCGAACGCGTTCGTCACGCTCAGGTAGTCGCGTTTCAACAACACGAGTGATCATCATGCCGAGGTGATCGTCAGCCGCGCCAGAGCACTGCGCCAGCCTCGACATCCGACAGCACGGAGATCACGGCATACCGGACCTGACCAGGGTGGATGAGGTTATCGGCAGGGACAACCCAGATCATCCGCGACCAGGCAGGCAACCTCTCCTACCAGCTCGCCACGACCCAGACCACCGGCACCCTCCTGATCAATGCCGCCAACGACGCCGTCACCCGCCGCTCCTACGACCCGTACGGCAACCCCCGCGGCACCACCCCCACCAACTGGATCTCCCCGACCGACACCCGAGGCTTCCTCAACCAGCCCGCTGACACCACCAGCGGCCTCGACCTCCTCGGCGCTCGCCAGTACAACCCCACTCAAGGCCGC
Protein-coding regions in this window:
- a CDS encoding MDR family MFS transporter; its protein translation is MGVMTGEAEETSREGRRRGVRLTLIPLLLAMLPSSLGTTIVATSMPTIAGDLGGVEHLSWAVTSYTLAAAASTPVWGRLGDMYGRKRWLIVAMSVFLTGSALSGLAETMGQLIAARAVQGLGGGGVAVCVMAVIGELIPPRERGKYQGMISSVMVFSMIVGPLVGGTITDGLGWRWAFWINLPLGALALALVARLVRVPSRRREAHIDYVGALLLVVCITSLVLVLTWGGVHYAWHSGAILVLAAVSVTALAGFVLAQSRATEPVLPPWLFRSRNFTLMSVLSFTNGFVMFGAVFYLPLYQQAVNGASAAGSGLLLLPMLGSLVVVSQFSGRFLANTGNYRVLQIGGAAAMLLGALMLARVDTATSRLTVELSMALLGAGMGSLGQNVVTVAQNSVDLQEVGVAAAAITLFRTLGNSVGVALMGTRFNDRVREVMAERTGGAVSLRQTRLDARGLDRLAPGVRAVYEAAVTEGIRDAFLLGSVAAGLAFVTSLLVRQVALRATRGRQS
- a CDS encoding methyltransferase, which codes for MPPLPPARVVRAIEGVRSALQGLTRKLAPPPFALLELVQGAMVSQALYVAAELRVAETLTDGPLRPEQIARRTGSDPDTLHRLLRLLASYDVFTELKDGRFKLTPMARALIEGAPMSMHGIALLMGHPIHWEDWGRLADAVRTGEPSLPKLRGMSAFEFLEANPEYGAVFMGGMGAMSATETEPLLAAYDFGRFGTVVDFCGGRGDLLAGVLRKVPSARGVLSDPRVGINGAAAYLQEQGVSERCSIADGGLFDPVPPGGDAYILKHIVHDWPEPQVLEILGNVREAMNPGGRLLLMEMVVPDKLNSPHAGKLTDLWLMLLVGGKERTRAQYAGLLAQAGFELERVVQTPAAISVVEAVRR
- the pcaB gene encoding 3-carboxy-cis,cis-muconate cycloisomerase gives rise to the protein MPAAQPDSGLLSPVRVGTAVEAAVGDTAWLQALLDAEAALVRAQVRCGTVPAAAAEAITAAARAELFDVRELALAARSTANPVVGLVAALTRAVAKEAPEAAEYVHRGSTSQDIFDTGAMLVASRALRPVLADLRATAGSLARLAATHRDTAMAGRTLTLHAVPTTFGLKAAGWRQLVLDAIARLERVAEHGLPVSLGGAAGTLAGYLQYAAGAPSGTGDDAPDDALDTLVDAFAAETGLARPVLPWHALRTPITDLGAALAHTAGALGKMAADVQVMSRTEIGEVAEPGGTGRGASSAMPHKRNPVLATLIRSAAVQVPALSSVLTHCMAAEDERSAGQWHAEWQPLRECLRITGGAAHAAAELAAGLTVHPGRMRDNLDATAGQIVSERVSAYLAPRLGKVPAKELLTAAAQQARLTGRPLGAVLAGLPELVGVLGREELAELLDPERYTGVAGPLVDRALRE
- a CDS encoding FAD/NAD(P)-binding protein, whose amino-acid sequence is MSGRRTEVCLVGAGPRGLSVLERLCAQERKSPLWDHVTVHVVDPEPPGAGRVWRPSQSPHLLMNTVASQVTVYTDESVGIRGPLEEGPSLYEWARSLGRGALPPGPATPTGARVLAEARALDPDTYPTRSLYGHYLTWAFHQIVANAPAHVVIRPHPVRAMALEEEPPGPDVTPVPDVVPAPDLPPVPNVPAGHGPQSVLLEDGTRLTGLSAVVLAQGHLPTRPDEHERTLAAFAARHGLIHIAPANPADVDLSCVPPGEPVLLRGLGLNFFDYMSLFTHARGGRFEPVDGRLVYRPSGREPKMYAGSRRGVPYHSRGENEKGAHGRHTPRLLTAEHVAALRAPGAEPLRFGTDLWPLISKEVRSVYYEALLTARGDDPAGVARFSSCFLRAAAGQAEDAALDAAGIGPEERWDWGVITRPYGSRVFRDLAEFRGWLREHLIRDVREAHRGNVHGPLKAALDVLRDLRNEIRLAVDHGGLDGASHRDELDQWYTPLNAYLSIGPPARRVEEMIALLDAGVLDLTGPGMRVTPDPGDGVRGAGFVATSTEIPGVRIRATALIEARLCETDLRRTADPLLRRLLDTGLCRPYRIPGADGDYETGGLAVSARPYHLLRADGTAHPRRFAYGVPTESVHWVTAAGIRPGVGSVTLEDSDAIAGTVLALPAPPGPAPDRVRPADGPAAADTVKGTPGGASGSAAAPAPPTAPAAPIAPAAPGTPGTPGTPIATRMREVHQ
- a CDS encoding acyl-CoA carboxylase subunit epsilon, which translates into the protein MEQSAGEAVRVERGSADEVELAVLTVVLMSVLGRPRVPGDEDVAVPVAAPWHRWDRVAAYRSPRSWQ